In Halanaerobiales bacterium, the DNA window AGCTATAAAATTACATTTCGGTGAAAAAAATAACACAGCATTTATTCGACCAATTTATATTCGTAAATTAGTTGAAGCAATAAAAGAAGCAAAAGGAAAACCTTTTCTTACAGATGCCAATACACTTTATGTAGGAGAAAGAGCAAACTCAGTTGATCATTTAAATACAGCAATTGCTAATGGCTTTGGCTATTCCAGTGTAAAAGCTCCTCTAATAATTGCTGATGGTTTAACTGGTAAAAGTTATACAGAAGTAGAAGTTGATTTGAAAAATTTTGATTCAGTAAAAATAGGGGCTGATGCTTACCACGCCGATAGTTTAATTAGTGTAGCCCATTTCAAAGGTCATCAACTTACTGGATTTGGAGGAACTTTTAAAAATATTGGGATGGGACTTGGATCTCGTAGTGGAAAACAGATGATGCATTCTACTGTTTTACCAGAGATTGATGAAAATGAATGTATTAAATGTAAGGAATGTGTAAAATGGTGTCCGGAAGATGCAATTACAATAACTGATGAAAAGAGTGTAATTGATCATAATAAGTGCATAGGTTGTGGTGAATGTGTTACCACCTGTCCTACTGAAGCTATCTCTATTGAATGGGAAGCAAGTAGTGAGGGAGTAGAAGAAAGACAGGTTGAATTTACTTATGGTGTTCTCAAAAACAAGCTGGATAAAGCAGGATATATAAATTTTGTAGTAAATATTACACCTGATTGTGACTGTACTCCCTGGAGTGATGAACCAATTATTGAAGATATTGGGATTTTAGCATCTAAAGATCCAGTAGCAATTGAACAGGCTTCACTTGATCTGGTAAATGAACAGCCAGCTAAAAAAGGTGGGGTATTAAATGAATCTTTCCCTAAGGGAGATAATAAATTTAAAGCAATTCATCCTGATACTGATGGCGGAGTTAAACAAATAGAATATGGTGAAGAAATTGGACTTGGTTCAACAGATTATGAGCTAATTGAAATTTAATTAATATATTAATAAACAAAGGCCTGAGAAATTAAACTCAGGCCTTTTATATAATTATTATAATGCTTTATGAATCCATCCTGTTAAAAGTCCAAATACAATAGAACCAAAAATTGCTGTAAATATACCTGAAACTACAAACCCTGGAACTATTGCTGCACTTAGCATAAACATTAAACCATTTATCACAAAAATGAATAATCCTAAAGTTAAAATTGTAAGAGGCAAAGTCAATAATGTAAAAACTGGTTTAATAATTCCATTCACAACTCCAAGAATAAGTGCTGCAAAAAAACCTGCCCAAATTCCATTAACTGCAATCCCGGGTATTATAGCAGCAGTAATAAAAAGTCCTAACATTGAGATTATTAATCTTCCTAACATGTCTTTTTCCTCCTGTTTCTAATACATAAATTTAACTTCTATCATCCAAATCTGATGTTAACAATAAATAGCTAATAAATATTAAAATTGCAGCCACTATTAAAACTCCAGCAGTAAAAAGATCTCCCTGATATAATTTTAGACCTCCAATAAAGAAAAACACAAAACCTAAAACTATCATCACCAGGTATTGATTATTCTCATCTGCCACTTTTAGTCACCTCTTTTTTGGGTATCTATCCCTAGAAGTTTGTACAGTGGACAATAGTTAGCTAAACCAGTAAATAAAGGGATCACCCCTATTAAAGCAAAGTATTTAACATCTCCTTTAAGAAAAAAGAGTAAACTTAAAATAATAATTCCCAAAATAATTCTAATATACCTATCAACTTTACCTACATTTTTCATAATATCTCTCCTTCCTTAACTTTTAAAATCACCAGCAAGTTCTTGAAGAGATTTTCCAGTCAAACGATAAACAGTCCATTCATCCATAGCTTTAGCTCCCAATGATTCATAAAAGTCAATAGAAGACTTATTCCAATCTAAAACCCACCATTCCAAACGGCCACAATCTCTTTTAACTGTCAGATCAGCCAAAAAAGCAAGAAGTTTTTTTCCAAATCCATTACCTCTATATTCTGGTTTTACATAAAGATCTTCAAGATAAATCCCTGGTTTTCCTAAAAACGTAGAAAAATTATGAAAAAACAAAGCAAAACCAACAGGTTTATCCTTATATTCCGCAATTATTACTTCAGCCATTTCTCGATCAAAAAGAGATTCTTCTAAAGTCTCTTCATCTGCAATTACTTCATCTAAAAGTTCTTCATAATCTGCTAATTCTTTTATGAATTTTAATACAAGTTCAGTATCTTTTCTTTGGGCAAATCTTATATTGAAATCATCATTCATAATAAAATCCTCCTCAAATTATATTATACAATTTGATTAATTGTATCACCTTTTTCCCAGGAAATTATATTGGATAATACAATATCTGCTCTTTTAGCAAAAGCTTCAGGTGTTGCAAAAGCAACATGAGGAGTTAATACTGTATTTTTAGCATTAACAAGTGGATGCTTTTCTGGAATAGGAGGTTCCATTTCAAATACATCTACTCCAGCACCTGCAATTTTTTCATCATTTAAAGCATCAGCTAGGGCTTCACTATCAACAATAGGGCCTCGGGCTGTATTTATAAAAATAGCTGATTCTTTCATTCTATTAATTAAATTGGCATCAATCATACCTTCAGTTTCAGGAGTATGGGGTACATGAAGAGAAATAATATCACTTTTTTCAAAAAGTTCTTCAATACTTAGATATTCAATTCCCAATTCTTTTGCCTTTTGTGATTCACTTCTACTATAAGCTATCAAATCACAGCCAAAAGCTTTACCAATTTCAGCTACTCTTGTTCCAATACTTCCTGTACCAATTATACCAAGAGTTTTGCCATGAATTTCATTACCTATTAGTCCACTCCTTGTTTTACCATTTCTAACTGCATTATCACATTTATTCATATTTCTCATTACATTAACCATAAGTCCTATAGCTAATTCAGCAACTGAATGAGTAGAATAACCAGGAGCATTTGAAACAACAATATCGTTTTCTTTACAGGCATTAAGATCAATATGATCAACTCCTGTAAAAGCAACAGAAATCATTTTTAACTCAGGCAGAGAGTTTATTACATTTTTAGAAATTGGTAAATTAGTAATTATAATTACATCTGCATCTTTTGCTCTCTCAATAATCTTTTCATCTTTCTCTACCCTTTTATCATAAGCTTTAAATTCATGTCCCTTTTCTTCTAATTTTGATCTAAATTCATCTAATTTATTATCAGAAATTGCAAGTGCTTCTAGCAAAACAATTTTCATAATACCCCTCCAATTTTTTATAATTTACTTTTTCTTATATTATTATAATAATTCGTTAATAAAAATTATTATCCTGCAATAAAGTGTTCTATTTTTGTTTTTTGCGGCGCATTTTTTCATTTAAAATTTTCTTTCTCATTCTAATTGCTTCAGGTGTAACTTCTACTAATTCATCATCATCTATAAATTCAAGAGCATCTTCAAGATCCATTTTTTTAGCAGGAGGTAATTTTAATGCATCATCAGAACCTGCTGCCCTTACATTTGTTAATTTTTTATTTTTACAGGGATTAACAGCAAGATCATTTTCGCGATTATTAACTCCAATGATCATCCCCTCATAAACTTCAGTACCTGGTTCAATAAACAGGGTCCCTCTTTCCGTTAAATTAGAAAGTGCATACGCCATAGCAGTTCCATCATTCCCAGAAACTAATACACCATTACTCCTTTTAGGCACCTCTCCCTTGTGTTGCTCATATTTATCAAAAGAGCGAACTATAGTTCCTTCTCCACTGGTATCATTTATAAATTCACTTCTATATCCAATTAGTCCTCTGGTAGGAACAAGGTATTCAAGCTCTACATATCCATTTTCAGCCTGCATTGACTGCATCATACCTCTTCTTTTATTTAATTTTTCAATTACTGTACCCGAGTATTCTTCTGGAACATCTACTAACACTCTCTCTACAGGTTCATTTAATTTCCCATCAATTCTTTTCATCAATACTTCTGGTTTGGAAACTGCTACTTCATAACCTTCTCTTCTCATATTTTCCAAAAGAACTGAAAGATGCAGTTCACCTCTTCCAGAAACTTTGAAGGCTTCCTTATTTTCAGTTTTTTCCACTCTTAAGCCAACATTCACTTCTAATTCTCTATCAAGTCTTGCCTTAAGATGCCGGGTAGTCAAATAATCACCTTCCTGGCCGGCAAAAGGTGAATCATTAACCTGAAAATCCATGGATAAAGTAGGTTCTTCAATGTCAATTGTTGGTAAAGGATCGACTTTTCCTGGTTCACAAAGTGTTTCTCCTATGGATATGTCTGGCATACCTGCCACTGATACTATATCTCCACTCTCAGCTTCATCTACAGCTATTTGTTTTAAACCTTCATAAACTGATAGTTTAGTTATTTTTCCCTTTTTAATTGAGCCATCTCTTTTTGATATTGCAACTTTCTGTCCATCTTTGATTTTCCCCTGATGGACGCGTCCAATACCTATCCTTCCTAAATAATCATCATAAGCCAGATCATAAACTTGCATCTGTAGATCTTTATTATTTTTATCAGGATAACTTTTCACATTATTTATTATTGTATCAAAAAGTGGCCCAAGATCTTCACTTTCTTCATTAATTTCATTTTTAGCAATACCTTCTGTAGCAACTCCATAAATAACTGGAAATTCTAATTGTTCATCATTTGCATGAAGATCTATAAAAAGATCTAAAATCATATCTTTCACTTCTTCAGGTCTAGCATTATTTTTATCAATTTTATTTATTAATACTATCGGATTTAAATCCATTTCAAGTGATTTCTGTAAAACAAAACGAGTTTGAGGCATAGGTCCTTCAGTTGCATCAACCAATAAAATTGCTGAATCAACAGCTCTTATAACTCTTTCTACTTCTGAAGAAAAGTCTGCATGCCCTGGTGTATCTACAATATTAATTTTATATCCATCATGTTCTATTGCACAGTTTTTGGAATAAATAGTTATTCCTCTTTCTCTTTCTAAATCATCAGTATCCATCACACAATCCACAACATCCTCATTTTCTCTAAAAATCCCACTTTGATTTAATAAAGCATCAACTAAAGTTGATTTACCTGCATCAACATGGGCGATTATTGCAAGATTAATTATTTCTTTTTCTCTCATTATATCTTTCCTTTCCTTTTTTAAAAAATATCTCTATTTAAAATAAATCCATTATTACAGCAAAAACCCTGATTATAGCTATAATCAGGGTTGATTATCTATGCTATTTAATTATTATTTTTTACTAGCTTATTCAAGTCTAACACAATTCAGCATTTTATGTCAAAAAATTATTTTTTTAAATAAGCAATTCCATCTGGATGAATACCTACATCTATTCTCTTTTCTTCTTCTTTTAGAGTTTCAACATTTATTATTGAAATATCATTAGTTTTATTATTTGCTACATAAGCATAAGAACCATCTTCATTAAACACAGTACCTCCAGGCCAGATACCTACTGGTATTCTTTTGATTTCCCAGGGAATTAACTCTCCTTTTAATTTATGTTTTGTATCAATTACAGAAAGATCTCCAGATTCTCTATTGGGGATAAAGGCATAACGTCCATCAGGTGAAAATACTATTCGGATTGGTACATCTCCTAATCTTCTTTTATGTAAAATACTATAATCTTCAATATCAATTACAAATAAAGTATTATCTTTTTGATTGGCCACATATAGATTTTTGCCTACTGGATCAGCAGCTACCCCCTCAGGGCCACCTCCTACAGGAAAATGATTAATAATTTTCTCCTTTTCTACATTAATCACTGTAATATTATCACTGCCAATATTAGGAACATAAATAAACTTTCCATCATGAGAAAAAGAAATCATATGAGATTTATCCTGATAGGTAGGAAATTTATTTATTATTTCATCACTCTTAGTATCTATTACAAAAATCATTTCACTATAAGTAGAAGCTAAATAAAGTTTTTCACCATCTGGAGTAATATCCATTCCATGGGGAAAATCAAAATCTTTATCTTCGATTCTTTTTATAACTTCAAATTCTTCATTATCAATTACATCTACCACATTACCTAAAGAACAGCTAACATAAGTTTTTTGGCCATCTTTACTAACTACTATTTCATGAGGATTACGATCTACCTCAATTCTCTTAATCTCTTTTCTTTTTATAGGATCAACTATAGATACTGTATCTTCATCTTTATTAAGTACAATTAAATACTCATTCATTATTTTAAAACCCTCCTAATTTTTTTCAATCATTCTTTTTACTGGTTTATATAAAAAAAGTAAAATTTAATACTTTATGATATTATATCATTATAGTAATTTTTTAGCAAAAAGAAGAACCCTCACTTAGTTGTGAGGGCTTAATTATAAATTTCAAAAAATATAATTTACTATTTTTTACTCTATACCTAATTCTTCCTTCAATACATTATATGCATCCTGACCATCTTTAGTTTCTACCATACTCAACCATCTTCTAACTTCAATAATATTATTACTAAGCCATTCTCTCGCAACTTCTTCGCCATCACGTTCATTATATCCAATTTCATAAATCCATTTATCATTATCTTCTACATTAACTCTAAATTGCTGCAAAAATCTATATACCTGGGGATAGTCATCTTCAAACCCTTTTCGGACAAGAGTATCTACCCAGGAATAAGGACTTTCCCATAATCTCTTAGGATCTTCTAAATATTTTAAATTATAAGCAGAGTTCATCCAGTGAGGTCTCCACCCAGCAAAAACTATCCAATCTTTATTATCAATTGATTTTTCAATTTGAGCCATCATCGCACTCTGACTACTATTTATTATTGACCAGTCACCTAATCCATAAATATTATTTTCTTTGGCTTCATTCATTTTTTTACTTGAAGCCCAACCATTAGGACCTACATAAATTTTTTTATCAAATTTTTCAGGATATTTTTGAAGATCTGCCTGAGTTTTAACTCCTTCTTCCCAGACATATTGAGGAACTGCTAAAGTATATAATCCTTCTGTCATATTCTGAGTTACATAATCATAATCACCTTTATATTTTTCCCTCATATCTAAAATTTGAGGCATCCAGGAACCTAAATGAATATCTACATCCCCTTGTGTTAATCCCTGATGAATTAAAGGATCTCGTGCTGTCATTCTTTCAACTTCATAACCCATACTTTCAATTATAACTTCAACTACAGAATTTTTAGCTCTTATACCTGGCCAATCCCCTTCACCAAGAGTAATAGTATCATCCTGGGCCATAGTATTACCACTCAACAATCCAATCATCAAAAAAACCGCAATTAAAGCTAATAATGTTTTTTTCATTTAAAAACCTCCTTTTGAGATTTTAAATTACTACTTATTAGTAAAAACAGGAATATCTTCTTTATTTTTTGCCTCAGAAACTAAATATTTAACTAAATTAACTTCCTTATTATCAAACTCATTTAATTTTTTTCCACCATTTAAAGCTTTATATATTTTTTCAAGTTTATCATAACTTATACCTATATCTTCTTCATCAGTTTCTCCACCTCTTAATCCTCCACTGGGAGGTCTTTCAATAATTTCTTCTGGTACTCCAACTTCTCGAGCTAAATTCCAGACTTCTGATTTAAATAAATCACCTAAAGGTCTTAAGTCAGTCGCATTATCACCATTATTTGTATAATACCCTGTAATTATTTCACTCTTATTAGAAGTACCCATTACTACATAATTATATTTTTCTGCAACATAATGAAGGGCTATCATCCTTAATCTTGGCTTCATATTATGAGCCGCATGATTATCTACATCTTTAGCTTTAACTCCAGTTTGGGGCCATTCATTGCGATCAGCCTCTTCAATTTCTAATTCTAGATCATTAAGTTTAGAAAAAACATCCATATAAGATTTATAAACTTTTTCCAGATTTAACTTAACTGTGTCTATTTCAAATTTTTCTGCAGTCATTTTAGCATATTTGTCATCTTTACTAATACTACCATCACAGGGCAATAATAATCCTAAAGAATTATCACCAAATGCTTTTTTGATAAGTCCTGCTATTACTGCAGAATCAACTCCTCCACTCAGACCAACAACAGCTCCTTTGGCATCTCTTTCTTTAACTTTTTGCTGCATCCAGTTTGAAATCTTATCACTTAGCACTAAAAATTCCTCCCTCACTATTTTTTAATTGCTACATTAACATCATTAAAATTATAGGTAATAAAAGTAATGATGTCAAATAATGAGAGAGGATTAGCTCTATAATACTCTTTTTTTCGCTTATATTTTTCTATATTTACCCTTGTTTGTATTAATCATGATTATATTTCAACTTTTCTTTTCCCATAAGATAAAATGCTGTTAACATAACTACAGAAACAAGTATAAAGGTAAATAAATAACCGAGATAATCTATAAATATTCCACCTAAAAGTGGTAGCAAAACAACCATAAAATTTAATGTACCTCTGATACCAAGATATACCGTTCTTCTATCATCAGGGGCAATATTAAGTAAATATGGTTCAAAACCAACTTTTCGACCACTCTTTAAAAACCCTATCATGAAGAAAATAACTACAAAAACTTCCGGCCCAGCCGGGGTTATAGCTAATGCAATTAGAGGAATAAGTCCACCTCCTAAAATACAAATCCTGACAACCTTTTTTGAATTAAATCTATCAGAAATATAACCCCAGAGTAAATTCGATAAAACAGTTCCAGCTATTTGATATAAAAGATATTTGCCTATGTAACTTGCACCAATTTTAAATGTTTCCCGAGCATAAACTATATAAAAAGGAAGTAACATTCTGCTAAAACTCGCCATATTTTCCACAATTATATATTGAATAAAGTTATTATCTGCTTTTAAGATATTGGGTACTTTTTTAATATACTCTTTAAGAGATAATATATCCTCATCCTTATTTTCTGAAGGAGGTTCATCTATAAACCAAAATGCTATTGAAGCTATAATTAAACCACTAAATCCAATAAATAAAGTTAAAGAGTAATTAAGTGGAAAATTGAAACTATTACCTGAAAATATATTCTGAACAACCATTCCACCTAAAAAAGCTGCTAAACTAGCAGCAAATTGTTTACTTGCATATAATTTTCCTCTATCTTCTTTTCTTACAGTTTTACCAACTATCTCACTATAGGACATACCGGCAAATCCACCGCTAAGTGAAAAAAGAAGCACCCAGAAAAAGAAACTGATAATTACTAATTTAGGATTGTCAGCTCCAAAAAAATAAGTAAATGCAGCCATCCCAAAAAAAGAAAAAGCTCTAAGATATATTCCGCCTATTAAAAATTTTTTTCTATAATCATAAGAATTCATATAATGACTAAAAACTATATTAAATAATTTGGGAGCACCTAACATTATTGAATATAAAAGGCCAAATATAATCTTAGAATCAACTAAAGTAGAAATAAGAGAAGGAAAAACAGTATTGAAATCTATCATTGACATTGTTAAAGTAAGAAAGAATCCATGCCAGATAAAAATACCATATGATTTTTTTAATTGATTATTCATTAATAAAACCCCTTATTTTTAGTCAACATTAACACCCTGTAATTCTCTACAATAGACTGGTGCAAGTTCCTGCCATTCTTCGTTTTCACCTTTTTTCCCTTTATAAATATCTCTATCTATATTTCCATCTATCATTTCTATAACACGATCTGACTTAGCAGCCAGATGACGGTCATGAGTCACAATGACAAAAGTTGTATTTAATTCTTCATTTATATTTCTTAATAAATTATATACTTTCATAGTAGTTTCACTATCAAGATTACCTGTAGGCTCATCAGCCATTAGTATTGCAGGTTTATTCATCAAAGCTCTGGCAACTGCTACTCTCTGCTTTTGTCCTCCTGATAATTTTGTTATTAATTTTTCTTCAAAACCTTTTAACCCAACTAAATCAAGGAGTTCATAAGCTCTTTCTTTAAAATCATCTACAGCTGTTCCTTTTTCAATCCAACTGGGCATCATCACATTTTCAACAGCACTAAATTCAGGTAAAAGATGATGAAATTGAAAAACAAAGCCTATATTTTTATTTCTAAAAGAAGCCAGTTTATCTTCATCAAAGTCACTTATATCTTCTCCATTAATAGTTATTTGGCCTGAAGTAGCAGTATCAAGAGTACCTAATATATTAAGTAAGGTACTTTTACCTGACCCAGAAGGACCTATTATTGATACAAATTCTCCCTCTTTGATAGCAAGAGAAAATCCATGTAAAACTTCATTTTTTATTTCTTGACCATAAACTTTTATAATATTTTTTATTTCTATTAATTCATTAGGCACTTCTAATCACCTCTATCGGACTTAATTTAGCTGAATTCCGCGCTGGAATAAGAGCAGCTATCATCCCGGCCATAGTTGCAATAAAAATAGAAAGCATTATAAATAAAGGTTCTATTTGAACAGGAAATAGCGGGTCTCCATCTGCTGTTCTTATTAAACTAACAAATAATTGACTTAATCCAATTCCACTTAAACTCCCTAAAATTGATCCAATAACCCCAAGAATAGCTCCCTGTAACAAAAATACTAAAGCTACACTGCGATTAGTTGCTCCCATTGCTTTTAAAATCCCAATCTGTCGAGATTTTTGCACAACAGAAACTGCCAAAACACTGGCAATACCAAGAGTTACAGCAATTATTACAAATACCTGGATTACAATACTTGAACTACTTTGACTCTGCAAAGCAGTTAAAAGCTGCTGATTATTTTTTTGCCAATTTTCAGCCTTTATTCCATCTATTTCATCATTAAGATTTGATGCAATTTTATCAGCTTCAAAAACTTCTTTGACCTGTAATTCAATACTGGAAATTTTATTTTCAATTCCAAGAAAAGTACCTGCTCTCTGCTGGCTCATAAATATCCAGCTTTTATTTAATTCTCCTGATTTTAAATCAAAAATTCCACTTACTACAAAGCGATCAGTTACTTCTCCTGCACTTCTAATCTGCAGAGAATCACCTGGTACTAACTCCAATTCCTCAGCTAACTCAACTCCAATTAAAATAGAGTTCCCACTAATATCTTTTTTACCTTCAACTATTCTATTTTTAATATTATAGATTCTATCAGCTCTATCAAGTTCTACTCCCCTTAAAATAACAGATTGATTATTAGAACCTCTGATAGCAAATCCTGAACCTTCAATTACAGGAGAAACTGCTGTTAAATCTTGATTTCTATCAAGATTTTCTATTTTTTCCCTCCATCTTTTTATTCCTTCTTCTGTACCACTGTAAGTTATAATTCTAGTTATGTCATGGTCAGTTACTAACACAGGCCTGGGAGTCTGATCTTCACCTAAAATTGTAATGTGAGGAGAGTTTCCAACGGTTTGATTAACTAAATCTTTTTGTAACCCCCCTATTAAAGAACCAAGAAAAGTTTGAACTGCAACTCCTATTATAATTCCAAGTAAAATCAAAAATGTTTGTGTTTTTCCAGACTTCAAAAATCTCCATGCCATTTTTATTTCGAATTTCATTTTTATCACCCTTCAATATTAATCTTTTTACTTTTTTCAGCATCCTCCGGGCTTATAATTATATCTCCTTTTTCTA includes these proteins:
- a CDS encoding DUF362 domain-containing protein, producing the protein MASKVYFANTRATGHNSSMIVKLYKLFEKAGFDEFIEEDDMTAIKLHFGEKNNTAFIRPIYIRKLVEAIKEAKGKPFLTDANTLYVGERANSVDHLNTAIANGFGYSSVKAPLIIADGLTGKSYTEVEVDLKNFDSVKIGADAYHADSLISVAHFKGHQLTGFGGTFKNIGMGLGSRSGKQMMHSTVLPEIDENECIKCKECVKWCPEDAITITDEKSVIDHNKCIGCGECVTTCPTEAISIEWEASSEGVEERQVEFTYGVLKNKLDKAGYINFVVNITPDCDCTPWSDEPIIEDIGILASKDPVAIEQASLDLVNEQPAKKGGVLNESFPKGDNKFKAIHPDTDGGVKQIEYGEEIGLGSTDYELIEI
- a CDS encoding phage holin family protein yields the protein MLGRLIISMLGLFITAAIIPGIAVNGIWAGFFAALILGVVNGIIKPVFTLLTLPLTILTLGLFIFVINGLMFMLSAAIVPGFVVSGIFTAIFGSIVFGLLTGWIHKAL
- a CDS encoding DUF2892 domain-containing protein, translating into MKNVGKVDRYIRIILGIIILSLLFFLKGDVKYFALIGVIPLFTGLANYCPLYKLLGIDTQKRGD
- a CDS encoding GNAT family N-acetyltransferase, encoding MNDDFNIRFAQRKDTELVLKFIKELADYEELLDEVIADEETLEESLFDREMAEVIIAEYKDKPVGFALFFHNFSTFLGKPGIYLEDLYVKPEYRGNGFGKKLLAFLADLTVKRDCGRLEWWVLDWNKSSIDFYESLGAKAMDEWTVYRLTGKSLQELAGDFKS
- a CDS encoding 2-hydroxyacid dehydrogenase; translation: MKIVLLEALAISDNKLDEFRSKLEEKGHEFKAYDKRVEKDEKIIERAKDADVIIITNLPISKNVINSLPELKMISVAFTGVDHIDLNACKENDIVVSNAPGYSTHSVAELAIGLMVNVMRNMNKCDNAVRNGKTRSGLIGNEIHGKTLGIIGTGSIGTRVAEIGKAFGCDLIAYSRSESQKAKELGIEYLSIEELFEKSDIISLHVPHTPETEGMIDANLINRMKESAIFINTARGPIVDSEALADALNDEKIAGAGVDVFEMEPPIPEKHPLVNAKNTVLTPHVAFATPEAFAKRADIVLSNIISWEKGDTINQIV
- the typA gene encoding translational GTPase TypA produces the protein MREKEIINLAIIAHVDAGKSTLVDALLNQSGIFRENEDVVDCVMDTDDLERERGITIYSKNCAIEHDGYKINIVDTPGHADFSSEVERVIRAVDSAILLVDATEGPMPQTRFVLQKSLEMDLNPIVLINKIDKNNARPEEVKDMILDLFIDLHANDEQLEFPVIYGVATEGIAKNEINEESEDLGPLFDTIINNVKSYPDKNNKDLQMQVYDLAYDDYLGRIGIGRVHQGKIKDGQKVAISKRDGSIKKGKITKLSVYEGLKQIAVDEAESGDIVSVAGMPDISIGETLCEPGKVDPLPTIDIEEPTLSMDFQVNDSPFAGQEGDYLTTRHLKARLDRELEVNVGLRVEKTENKEAFKVSGRGELHLSVLLENMRREGYEVAVSKPEVLMKRIDGKLNEPVERVLVDVPEEYSGTVIEKLNKRRGMMQSMQAENGYVELEYLVPTRGLIGYRSEFINDTSGEGTIVRSFDKYEQHKGEVPKRSNGVLVSGNDGTAMAYALSNLTERGTLFIEPGTEVYEGMIIGVNNRENDLAVNPCKNKKLTNVRAAGSDDALKLPPAKKMDLEDALEFIDDDELVEVTPEAIRMRKKILNEKMRRKKQK
- a CDS encoding beta-propeller fold lactonase family protein is translated as MNEYLIVLNKDEDTVSIVDPIKRKEIKRIEVDRNPHEIVVSKDGQKTYVSCSLGNVVDVIDNEEFEVIKRIEDKDFDFPHGMDITPDGEKLYLASTYSEMIFVIDTKSDEIINKFPTYQDKSHMISFSHDGKFIYVPNIGSDNITVINVEKEKIINHFPVGGGPEGVAADPVGKNLYVANQKDNTLFVIDIEDYSILHKRRLGDVPIRIVFSPDGRYAFIPNRESGDLSVIDTKHKLKGELIPWEIKRIPVGIWPGGTVFNEDGSYAYVANNKTNDISIINVETLKEEEKRIDVGIHPDGIAYLKK
- a CDS encoding glycine betaine ABC transporter substrate-binding protein — protein: MKKTLLALIAVFLMIGLLSGNTMAQDDTITLGEGDWPGIRAKNSVVEVIIESMGYEVERMTARDPLIHQGLTQGDVDIHLGSWMPQILDMREKYKGDYDYVTQNMTEGLYTLAVPQYVWEEGVKTQADLQKYPEKFDKKIYVGPNGWASSKKMNEAKENNIYGLGDWSIINSSQSAMMAQIEKSIDNKDWIVFAGWRPHWMNSAYNLKYLEDPKRLWESPYSWVDTLVRKGFEDDYPQVYRFLQQFRVNVEDNDKWIYEIGYNERDGEEVAREWLSNNIIEVRRWLSMVETKDGQDAYNVLKEELGIE
- the nadE gene encoding NAD(+) synthase; this encodes MLSDKISNWMQQKVKERDAKGAVVGLSGGVDSAVIAGLIKKAFGDNSLGLLLPCDGSISKDDKYAKMTAEKFEIDTVKLNLEKVYKSYMDVFSKLNDLELEIEEADRNEWPQTGVKAKDVDNHAAHNMKPRLRMIALHYVAEKYNYVVMGTSNKSEIITGYYTNNGDNATDLRPLGDLFKSEVWNLAREVGVPEEIIERPPSGGLRGGETDEEDIGISYDKLEKIYKALNGGKKLNEFDNKEVNLVKYLVSEAKNKEDIPVFTNK
- a CDS encoding MFS transporter; amino-acid sequence: MNNQLKKSYGIFIWHGFFLTLTMSMIDFNTVFPSLISTLVDSKIIFGLLYSIMLGAPKLFNIVFSHYMNSYDYRKKFLIGGIYLRAFSFFGMAAFTYFFGADNPKLVIISFFFWVLLFSLSGGFAGMSYSEIVGKTVRKEDRGKLYASKQFAASLAAFLGGMVVQNIFSGNSFNFPLNYSLTLFIGFSGLIIASIAFWFIDEPPSENKDEDILSLKEYIKKVPNILKADNNFIQYIIVENMASFSRMLLPFYIVYARETFKIGASYIGKYLLYQIAGTVLSNLLWGYISDRFNSKKVVRICILGGGLIPLIALAITPAGPEVFVVIFFMIGFLKSGRKVGFEPYLLNIAPDDRRTVYLGIRGTLNFMVVLLPLLGGIFIDYLGYLFTFILVSVVMLTAFYLMGKEKLKYNHD
- a CDS encoding ABC transporter ATP-binding protein, translated to MPNELIEIKNIIKVYGQEIKNEVLHGFSLAIKEGEFVSIIGPSGSGKSTLLNILGTLDTATSGQITINGEDISDFDEDKLASFRNKNIGFVFQFHHLLPEFSAVENVMMPSWIEKGTAVDDFKERAYELLDLVGLKGFEEKLITKLSGGQKQRVAVARALMNKPAILMADEPTGNLDSETTMKVYNLLRNINEELNTTFVIVTHDRHLAAKSDRVIEMIDGNIDRDIYKGKKGENEEWQELAPVYCRELQGVNVD
- a CDS encoding ABC transporter permease codes for the protein MKFEIKMAWRFLKSGKTQTFLILLGIIIGVAVQTFLGSLIGGLQKDLVNQTVGNSPHITILGEDQTPRPVLVTDHDITRIITYSGTEEGIKRWREKIENLDRNQDLTAVSPVIEGSGFAIRGSNNQSVILRGVELDRADRIYNIKNRIVEGKKDISGNSILIGVELAEELELVPGDSLQIRSAGEVTDRFVVSGIFDLKSGELNKSWIFMSQQRAGTFLGIENKISSIELQVKEVFEADKIASNLNDEIDGIKAENWQKNNQQLLTALQSQSSSSIVIQVFVIIAVTLGIASVLAVSVVQKSRQIGILKAMGATNRSVALVFLLQGAILGVIGSILGSLSGIGLSQLFVSLIRTADGDPLFPVQIEPLFIMLSIFIATMAGMIAALIPARNSAKLSPIEVIRSA